In Burkholderia gladioli, a genomic segment contains:
- the fliG gene encoding flagellar motor switch protein FliG, with protein MSAEGLMKSALLLMSIGEEEAAQVFKFLGPREVQKIGLTMAALKNVTREQLDDVLKEFVQEAEKHSALSLDSGEYIRSVLTKALGEDRAGAIIDRILQGSDTSGIEGLKWMDSGAVAELIKNEHPQIIATILVHLDRDQASEIASCFTERLRNDVLLRIATLDGIQPAALRELDEVLTGLLSGSDNLKRSPMGGIRTAAEILNFMTSSHEEAVLANVKAYDPDLAQKIIDEMFVFENLLDLEDRAIQLILKEVESETLIVALKGAPPPLRQKFLANMSQRAAELLAEDLDARGPVRVSEVEQQQRKILQIVRTLAENGQVVIGGKAEDAYV; from the coding sequence ATGAGCGCTGAAGGCCTGATGAAAAGCGCGCTGCTGCTGATGTCGATCGGCGAGGAAGAGGCGGCGCAGGTGTTCAAGTTCCTGGGCCCGCGCGAGGTCCAGAAGATCGGCCTGACCATGGCCGCGCTGAAGAACGTCACGCGCGAGCAGCTCGACGACGTGCTCAAGGAATTCGTGCAGGAGGCCGAGAAGCATTCTGCGCTGTCGCTCGATTCCGGCGAGTACATCCGCTCGGTGCTGACCAAGGCGCTCGGCGAGGACCGCGCCGGCGCGATCATCGACCGCATCCTGCAGGGCAGCGACACCAGCGGCATCGAGGGCCTGAAGTGGATGGACTCGGGCGCGGTGGCCGAACTGATCAAGAACGAGCACCCGCAGATCATCGCCACCATCCTGGTGCACCTCGACCGCGACCAGGCCTCCGAGATCGCCTCCTGCTTCACCGAGCGGCTGCGCAACGACGTGCTGCTGCGCATCGCCACGCTCGACGGCATCCAGCCGGCCGCGCTGCGCGAGCTCGACGAGGTGCTGACCGGCCTGCTGTCGGGCAGCGACAACCTCAAGCGCAGCCCGATGGGCGGCATCCGCACCGCCGCCGAGATCTTGAACTTCATGACCAGCTCGCACGAGGAAGCCGTGCTCGCCAACGTCAAGGCCTACGATCCGGACCTGGCGCAGAAGATCATCGACGAGATGTTCGTGTTCGAGAACCTGCTGGACCTGGAGGACCGCGCGATCCAGCTGATCCTCAAGGAAGTCGAGTCGGAAACGCTGATCGTCGCGCTCAAGGGCGCGCCGCCGCCGCTGCGCCAGAAGTTCCTGGCCAACATGTCGCAACGCGCGGCCGAGCTGCTCGCCGAGGATCTCGACGCGCGCGGCCCGGTGCGCGTCTCCGAGGTCGAGCAGCAGCAGCGCAAGATCCTGCAGATCGTGCGCACCCTGGCCGAGAACGGCCAGGTGGTGATCGGCGGCAAGGCGGAAGACGCCTATGTCTGA
- the fliH gene encoding flagellar assembly protein FliH, whose protein sequence is MSERARGAASMTAYQRWEMASFDPKPPAPPVGDDGEAAAAALAAELQRVRDAAHAEGMASGQAEGHALGYRAGHDSGYAEGLEAGRAEMRVEAGHFAALARGFDEALHGARDTLADQLAQLALDIAQQVVRQHVQLDPGTVLAAAREALAAEPALSGAPQLVVSPADLPVVEAYLQEELDALGWSVRTDPAIERGGCRAQAASGEIDATLPTRWERVAAALGRSSEW, encoded by the coding sequence ATGTCTGAGCGTGCTCGCGGCGCGGCCTCGATGACCGCCTACCAGCGGTGGGAGATGGCCTCGTTCGATCCGAAGCCGCCCGCGCCGCCCGTCGGGGACGACGGCGAGGCGGCGGCCGCCGCGCTGGCCGCCGAACTGCAGCGGGTGCGCGATGCCGCCCATGCCGAAGGCATGGCCAGCGGCCAGGCCGAGGGCCACGCGCTGGGCTACCGCGCCGGCCACGACAGCGGCTACGCCGAGGGGCTCGAGGCCGGGCGCGCCGAGATGCGCGTCGAGGCCGGGCACTTCGCGGCGCTGGCGCGCGGCTTCGACGAGGCGCTGCACGGCGCGCGCGACACGCTGGCCGACCAGCTCGCCCAGCTCGCGCTCGACATCGCCCAGCAGGTGGTGCGCCAGCACGTGCAGCTGGACCCCGGCACCGTGCTGGCCGCCGCGCGCGAGGCGCTGGCCGCCGAGCCGGCCCTCTCCGGCGCGCCGCAACTGGTGGTGAGCCCCGCCGACCTGCCGGTGGTGGAGGCCTACCTGCAGGAAGAACTCGACGCGCTGGGCTGGAGCGTGCGCACCGACCCGGCCATCGAGCGCGGCGGCTGCCGCGCCCAGGCCGCCTCGGGCGAGATCGACGCGACCCTGCCCACGCGCTGGGAGCGCGTGGCCGCCGCGCTCGGCCGTTCGAGCGAGTGGTGA
- the fliI gene encoding flagellar protein export ATPase FliI — protein MSRAPDLLLDDAAPAVSNPHLAHWLEQLGALRERSARALPLRPCGRLTRAAGLVLEATGLRLSVGAECTIELPPGSTLPVAEAEVVGFAGERLFLMPTTEVAGVLPGARVWPLERAPIADPLAGAKRLPVGWQMLGRVVDASGRPLDRLGPLASELDAPLSAPTINPLEREPIHHVLDVGVRAINALLTVGRGQRMGLFAGSGVGKSVLLGTMARYTSAEVIVIGLIGERGREVKEFIEQILGEDGLARSVVVAAPADVSPLLRMQGAAYATSLAEYFRDQGKHVLLLMDSLTRYAMAQREIALAIGEPPATKGYPPSVFAKLPALVERTGNGPEGGGSITAFYTVLTEGDDQQDPIADSARAILDGHIVLSRQLAEAGHYPAIDIEQSISRAMTSLIDERHLDRVRRFKQMLSRYQRNRDLIAVGAYAAGRDAQLDRAIALYPRIEAFLQQGFRECAPFESCLAGLDALFQYEGG, from the coding sequence ATGAGCCGCGCGCCCGACCTCCTGCTCGACGACGCGGCGCCCGCCGTGTCGAACCCGCATCTGGCGCACTGGCTGGAGCAGCTCGGCGCGCTGCGCGAACGCAGCGCCCGCGCGCTGCCGCTGCGCCCCTGCGGGCGCCTCACGCGCGCCGCCGGCCTGGTGCTGGAAGCCACCGGGCTGCGCCTGTCGGTGGGCGCCGAATGCACCATCGAACTGCCGCCCGGCAGCACCCTGCCGGTGGCCGAGGCCGAGGTGGTCGGCTTCGCCGGCGAACGCCTGTTCCTGATGCCGACCACCGAGGTGGCCGGGGTGCTGCCCGGCGCGCGCGTCTGGCCGCTGGAACGCGCGCCGATCGCCGATCCGCTGGCCGGCGCCAAGCGCCTGCCGGTCGGCTGGCAGATGCTGGGCCGCGTGGTGGACGCCTCGGGCCGCCCGCTCGACCGGCTCGGCCCGCTCGCCTCGGAACTCGACGCGCCGCTGTCGGCGCCGACCATCAACCCGCTGGAGCGCGAGCCGATCCATCACGTGCTCGATGTCGGCGTGCGCGCCATCAACGCGCTGCTGACGGTGGGGCGCGGCCAGCGCATGGGCCTGTTCGCCGGTTCGGGCGTGGGCAAGTCGGTGCTGCTCGGCACCATGGCGCGCTACACCAGCGCCGAGGTGATCGTGATCGGCCTGATCGGCGAGCGCGGCCGCGAAGTGAAGGAATTCATCGAGCAGATCCTCGGCGAGGACGGCCTGGCGCGCTCGGTGGTGGTGGCCGCGCCGGCCGACGTGTCGCCGCTGCTGCGCATGCAGGGCGCCGCCTACGCGACCTCGCTGGCCGAATACTTCCGCGACCAGGGCAAGCACGTGCTGCTGCTGATGGATTCGCTCACGCGCTACGCGATGGCGCAGCGCGAGATCGCGCTGGCGATCGGCGAACCGCCGGCCACCAAGGGTTATCCGCCCTCGGTGTTCGCCAAGCTGCCGGCACTGGTGGAGCGCACCGGCAACGGCCCGGAAGGCGGCGGCTCGATCACCGCCTTCTACACGGTGCTGACCGAGGGCGACGACCAGCAGGACCCGATCGCCGATTCGGCGCGCGCGATCCTGGACGGCCATATCGTGTTGTCGCGCCAGTTGGCCGAGGCCGGCCACTATCCCGCGATCGACATCGAGCAGTCGATCAGCCGCGCCATGACCTCGCTGATCGACGAGCGCCATCTCGATCGCGTGCGCCGCTTCAAGCAGATGCTCTCGCGCTACCAGCGCAATCGCGACCTGATCGCGGTGGGCGCCTACGCGGCCGGGCGCGATGCCCAGCTCGACCGCGCCATCGCGCTCTACCCGCGCATCGAGGCCTTCCTGCAGCAGGGCTTTCGCGAATGCGCGCCGTTCGAGTCCTGCCTGGCCGGGCTCGACGCGCTGTTCCAATACGAAGGAGGCTGA
- the fliJ gene encoding flagellar export protein FliJ → MAATFPLQILLDRAQEDLDNATRALGHAQRERGSAQDQLDALLRYRDEYHARFALDAQAGMPAGSMRNFQSFIDTLDAAIGQQRRIVAAAEARVDAARPEWQARKRTLGSYEILQKRGLAQDQQRAAKREQRDADEHAAKVLRMRADPAHPSK, encoded by the coding sequence ATGGCCGCGACGTTCCCGCTGCAGATCCTGCTCGATCGCGCGCAGGAAGACCTCGACAACGCCACCCGGGCGCTCGGCCACGCGCAGCGCGAGCGCGGCTCGGCGCAGGACCAGCTCGACGCGCTGCTGCGCTACCGCGACGAATACCACGCGCGTTTCGCGCTGGACGCCCAGGCCGGCATGCCGGCCGGCAGCATGCGCAACTTCCAGTCCTTCATCGACACGCTGGACGCGGCGATCGGCCAGCAGCGGCGCATCGTGGCCGCCGCCGAGGCGCGCGTGGACGCGGCCCGCCCAGAATGGCAGGCGCGCAAGCGCACCCTGGGTTCCTACGAAATCCTGCAGAAACGCGGCCTCGCGCAGGATCAGCAACGTGCCGCGAAACGCGAGCAGCGCGACGCCGACGAACATGCGGCGAAGGTGCTGCGCATGCGCGCCGACCCGGCGCATCCCTCCAAGTAA
- a CDS encoding flagellar hook-length control protein FliK — protein sequence MPALSLTASLLDAATAANQAGSGSRSNDAAGASSSTPFSQTLQQSVANQQPQPQPKPAAATTTAATDPSSGDGKVRGHHGGHKHADGSDDADDGQDAQTAATPADAAALAAAAAVQAQLQARQDAAGGSGDGAADAAARALAAANANGTANTGAADAKADAAAQLAANAAANAAAAGAGTGNSVSDALHAALDRLTNGGVGAAAIPSGRAGSAGGEAGAHLASAGAAAGSAIAHGAAERNPNAAISSSEFSSAMSAATASAGTGQHGDAAAVAQPDQSALQATLAAAAQQGSPLAQAGTATTAGAAAAEAILAPLVGSQEWGDAFSQKVVFLSNAHQQTAELSLNPPDLGPLQVVLRVADNHAHALFVSQHPQVREAVEAALPKLREAMESGGLSLGSANVSDGGGGFAQQNAQQQSSGAAGTRRAGAAYGASSGGDALAGPAGPTSSVATQQRVGMVDTFA from the coding sequence ATGCCCGCCCTCTCCCTGACCGCATCGCTGCTCGACGCCGCCACCGCCGCCAACCAGGCCGGCTCCGGCTCGCGGTCGAACGATGCCGCCGGCGCGTCCTCGTCGACGCCGTTCTCGCAGACCCTGCAGCAGAGCGTGGCGAACCAGCAGCCCCAGCCCCAGCCGAAACCGGCGGCGGCGACGACGACGGCCGCCACCGATCCGTCCTCGGGCGACGGCAAGGTGCGCGGGCATCACGGCGGACACAAGCACGCGGACGGCAGCGACGATGCGGACGACGGCCAGGATGCGCAAACCGCGGCCACGCCGGCCGACGCCGCCGCGCTGGCTGCGGCTGCCGCCGTGCAGGCGCAGTTGCAGGCGCGCCAGGACGCGGCCGGCGGCAGCGGCGACGGGGCCGCCGACGCGGCCGCGCGAGCGCTGGCCGCCGCCAATGCGAACGGCACCGCCAATACCGGCGCGGCCGATGCGAAGGCCGATGCCGCCGCGCAACTTGCCGCCAATGCCGCGGCGAACGCGGCGGCCGCCGGCGCGGGCACCGGCAATTCGGTCAGCGACGCGCTGCATGCCGCGCTCGACCGCCTCACCAACGGCGGCGTGGGCGCCGCGGCGATTCCCTCGGGCCGCGCAGGCTCGGCCGGCGGCGAGGCCGGCGCGCACCTGGCCAGTGCCGGCGCGGCCGCCGGCAGCGCGATCGCGCATGGCGCCGCCGAGCGCAATCCGAATGCCGCGATCTCGTCCTCGGAATTCTCGAGCGCGATGAGCGCCGCCACCGCTTCGGCCGGCACCGGTCAGCATGGCGACGCGGCCGCCGTCGCGCAGCCGGACCAGAGCGCGCTGCAGGCCACGCTGGCCGCGGCCGCGCAGCAGGGCTCGCCGCTCGCCCAGGCCGGCACCGCGACCACCGCCGGCGCGGCCGCCGCCGAGGCCATCCTGGCACCGCTCGTCGGCTCGCAGGAATGGGGCGACGCCTTCAGCCAGAAGGTGGTGTTCCTCTCGAACGCGCATCAGCAGACCGCCGAGCTGTCGCTGAACCCGCCCGACCTCGGCCCGCTGCAGGTGGTACTGCGCGTGGCCGACAATCACGCCCACGCGCTGTTCGTCTCGCAGCATCCGCAGGTGCGCGAGGCGGTCGAGGCCGCGCTGCCGAAGCTGCGCGAGGCGATGGAATCGGGCGGCCTGAGCCTGGGCAGCGCCAACGTCAGCGACGGCGGCGGCGGATTCGCGCAGCAGAACGCGCAACAGCAATCCTCGGGCGCAGCCGGGACGCGACGCGCGGGCGCCGCGTACGGCGCGTCGTCGGGCGGCGACGCGCTCGCCGGACCCGCAGGCCCGACGTCCAGCGTCGCGACGCAGCAGCGCGTCGGGATGGTCGATACCTTCGCGTAA
- a CDS encoding GMC family oxidoreductase, with amino-acid sequence MQYDYLIVGGGSGGASLAARLADACPDASIALIEAGGSNQRNLLVNMPVGIAALVPYRIGTNYGYETVPQAGLGGRRGYQPRGRGLGGSSAINAMIYTRGHPLDYDEWETLGCHGWGWRDVLPYFRRAEGNQRGANEWHGADGPLTVSDLRFRNPFAQRFIDAAHAAGYPLNDDFNGAEQEGVGFYQVTHRDGARCSVARAYLYDQPRANLDIITDATVLRIGFEGRRANGVTLARRGGKLETIGARAEVIVAAGAFNSPQLLMCSGIGPAEQLRRHGIEVLHDAPEVGRNLIDHIDFIINKRVDSSELVGICLRGLAKMTPQLLRWFSKRDGMMSSNVAEAGGFLKSEPGLDRPDLQLHFCTALVDDHNRHMHWGFGYSLHVCALRPKSRGTVELASGDAREAPLIDPRFFSDERDLDLLMTGAKAMRRILAAEPLASQGGRELYTDPSDDDARLRATIVERADTIYHPVGTCRMGSDARAVVDTQLRVRGVEGLRVVDASVMPTLIGGNTNAPSVMIGERAAEFIAAARRSGSAPLGVVSTTIAGTMQAQAPAAVRAAAGN; translated from the coding sequence ATGCAGTACGACTATCTGATCGTCGGCGGCGGATCGGGCGGCGCGAGCCTCGCGGCGCGCCTGGCCGACGCCTGTCCCGACGCCAGCATCGCCCTGATCGAGGCCGGCGGCAGCAACCAGCGCAACCTGCTGGTCAACATGCCGGTCGGCATCGCCGCGCTGGTGCCGTACAGGATCGGCACCAACTACGGCTATGAGACGGTGCCGCAGGCCGGGCTGGGCGGGCGGCGCGGTTACCAGCCGCGCGGGCGCGGGCTGGGCGGCTCGAGCGCGATCAACGCGATGATCTACACACGCGGCCATCCGCTCGACTACGACGAATGGGAAACGCTGGGCTGCCACGGCTGGGGCTGGCGCGACGTGCTGCCGTATTTCCGGCGCGCCGAGGGCAACCAGCGCGGCGCGAACGAGTGGCATGGCGCCGACGGCCCGCTGACGGTATCCGACCTGCGATTCCGGAATCCCTTCGCACAACGATTCATCGATGCCGCACACGCGGCCGGATATCCGCTCAACGACGACTTCAACGGCGCCGAGCAGGAAGGTGTCGGCTTCTACCAGGTCACGCATCGCGACGGCGCGCGCTGCAGCGTGGCGCGCGCTTATCTCTACGACCAGCCACGCGCCAATCTCGACATCATCACCGACGCGACCGTGCTGCGCATCGGCTTCGAGGGCCGCCGCGCGAACGGCGTGACGCTGGCGCGACGCGGCGGCAAGCTCGAGACGATCGGCGCGCGCGCCGAGGTGATCGTCGCGGCCGGCGCGTTCAACTCGCCGCAACTGCTGATGTGCTCGGGGATCGGCCCGGCCGAGCAACTGCGCCGCCACGGCATCGAGGTGCTGCACGACGCGCCCGAGGTCGGCCGCAACCTGATCGACCATATCGACTTCATCATCAACAAGCGCGTCGATTCCTCGGAGCTGGTGGGCATCTGCCTGCGCGGCCTGGCCAAGATGACGCCGCAACTGCTGCGCTGGTTCTCGAAGCGCGACGGCATGATGTCGAGCAACGTGGCCGAGGCGGGCGGCTTCCTCAAGAGCGAGCCGGGGCTCGATCGCCCCGACCTGCAGCTGCATTTCTGCACCGCGCTGGTCGACGATCACAACCGCCACATGCACTGGGGCTTCGGTTACTCGCTGCACGTCTGCGCGCTGCGCCCCAAGAGCCGCGGCACGGTCGAGCTGGCGAGCGGCGATGCGCGCGAGGCGCCGCTGATCGACCCGCGCTTCTTCAGCGACGAGCGCGACCTGGACCTGCTGATGACGGGGGCCAAGGCGATGCGGCGGATCCTCGCCGCCGAGCCGCTGGCCTCGCAAGGCGGGCGCGAGCTCTACACCGATCCTTCGGACGACGATGCAAGGCTGCGCGCCACCATCGTCGAGCGCGCCGACACCATCTACCACCCGGTCGGCACCTGCCGGATGGGCAGCGATGCGCGCGCGGTGGTCGATACGCAGTTGCGCGTGCGTGGCGTGGAAGGTTTGCGGGTGGTCGACGCCTCGGTGATGCCGACCCTGATCGGCGGCAACACCAACGCGCCTTCGGTGATGATCGGCGAGCGCGCCGCGGAGTTCATCGCGGCCGCGCGCCGGAGCGGCTCGGCGCCGCTCGGGGTGGTGTCGACGACGATCGCCGGAACGATGCAGGCGCAGGCGCCGGCCGCGGTTCGCGCCGCCGCCGGCAACTGA
- a CDS encoding isovaleryl-CoA dehydrogenase: MDQHVPAATHRVTNQAPPLTDYNAFETDLALAAAVERHGAGWHQTALSRHGAALTTADTLALAELANRHTPELSTHSARGERIDALEFHPSWHQLLALLRGEGLHALPFAEPRAGAMAARCAGYFLHAQLESGSLCPLTMTFASIPVLKKEPALFETLRERLYTREHDPRDIPLAGKRSMMIGMGMTEKQGGSDVRSNETRAWPLGAGGRGQPYRLVGHKWFFSAPQCDAHLVLARTDEHAGISCFYVPRFSPDGSKNAVQVQRLKDKLGNRSNASSEVEFLDAYGVMVGEEGRGVPTIIEMANMTRLDCVIGSAALMRAALVQAIHHARHRSAFGRLLAEQPLMRNVLADLAIESEAATMLFMRLADAVEHDDGSSAEARGWRRIVTPAAKFWVCKRALEFTGEAMEVWGGNGYVETGPMARFYREAPVNSIWEGSGNVMCLDVLRAVEREPESAAALVAAWREAAAGHPELLRAIDQLLDAFALPAEEREASARRIAQRIALIAQASLLIRHAPVAMADAFIATRLGAASHDTGRVYGTLPAFDHGALLSRAFPA; the protein is encoded by the coding sequence ATGGATCAGCACGTTCCGGCGGCGACGCATCGCGTCACCAATCAGGCCCCGCCGCTCACCGACTACAACGCGTTTGAAACCGACCTCGCGCTCGCGGCCGCCGTCGAGCGGCACGGCGCGGGCTGGCATCAAACGGCGCTCTCGCGGCACGGCGCGGCGCTCACCACCGCCGACACGCTGGCACTGGCCGAACTCGCCAATCGTCATACGCCCGAGCTGTCGACCCACAGCGCGCGCGGCGAGCGCATCGACGCGCTCGAATTCCACCCGAGCTGGCACCAGTTGCTGGCCCTGTTGCGCGGCGAGGGCCTGCATGCGCTGCCCTTCGCCGAGCCGCGCGCCGGCGCGATGGCCGCGCGCTGCGCCGGCTACTTCCTGCACGCCCAGCTCGAATCGGGCTCGCTGTGCCCGCTGACCATGACCTTCGCGAGCATCCCCGTGCTCAAAAAGGAACCGGCCCTATTCGAGACGCTGCGCGAGCGGCTCTATACGCGCGAGCACGACCCGCGCGACATCCCGCTGGCGGGTAAGCGCTCGATGATGATCGGCATGGGCATGACCGAGAAGCAGGGCGGCTCGGACGTGCGCAGCAACGAAACGCGCGCCTGGCCGCTCGGCGCGGGCGGGCGCGGCCAGCCCTATCGCCTGGTCGGCCACAAGTGGTTCTTCTCCGCGCCGCAATGCGATGCGCACCTGGTGCTGGCGCGCACCGACGAGCACGCCGGCATTTCCTGCTTCTACGTGCCGCGCTTCTCGCCCGACGGCAGCAAGAACGCGGTGCAGGTGCAGCGCCTCAAGGACAAGCTCGGCAACCGCTCGAATGCGAGCAGCGAGGTGGAATTCCTCGATGCCTACGGCGTGATGGTCGGCGAGGAAGGCCGCGGCGTGCCGACCATCATCGAGATGGCGAACATGACGCGGCTCGACTGCGTGATCGGCAGCGCCGCGCTGATGCGGGCCGCGCTGGTGCAGGCGATCCATCACGCGCGGCACCGCAGCGCCTTCGGCCGACTGCTGGCCGAGCAGCCGCTGATGCGCAACGTGCTGGCGGACCTCGCGATCGAATCGGAGGCGGCCACCATGCTGTTCATGCGCCTGGCCGACGCGGTCGAGCACGACGACGGCAGCTCGGCCGAGGCGCGCGGCTGGCGCCGCATCGTCACGCCGGCCGCCAAGTTCTGGGTCTGCAAGCGTGCGCTCGAATTCACCGGCGAGGCCATGGAAGTGTGGGGCGGCAACGGCTACGTCGAGACCGGGCCGATGGCGCGCTTCTATCGCGAGGCGCCGGTCAACTCGATCTGGGAAGGCTCGGGCAACGTGATGTGCCTGGACGTGCTGCGCGCCGTCGAGCGCGAGCCCGAATCGGCCGCGGCCCTGGTCGCCGCCTGGCGCGAGGCCGCCGCCGGGCATCCCGAGCTGCTGCGCGCGATCGACCAGTTGCTCGATGCCTTCGCGCTGCCGGCCGAGGAACGCGAAGCCTCGGCGCGCCGCATCGCGCAACGCATCGCGCTGATCGCGCAGGCCTCGCTGCTGATCCGCCACGCACCGGTCGCGATGGCCGATGCCTTCATCGCGACGCGCCTGGGCGCCGCGAGCCACGACACGGGACGCGTCTACGGCACGCTGCCCGCCTTCGACCACGGCGCGCTTCTCTCGCGCGCGTTCCCGGCCTGA
- a CDS encoding coniferyl aldehyde dehydrogenase produces MKNDLPGLATLDALLHDQRAAYLRAPYPSWDTRAGHLRALRAMLIDNADALAEAINADFGHRAKQEVLLSEIWMAKEEIDEALRHGKRWMRPRRKPMNKWLKPARATVIPQPLGVVGIVVPWNYPVLLAAGPLICALSAGNRAIVKMSELTPRTSELFEVLIAKTYSRDHVAVVNGDAEIGAAFSKLPFDHLLFTGSTQVGRHVMRAAAEHLTPVTLELGGKSPAIVGPGARFDNAVDAIVAGKTLNAGQTCIAPDYVLVPRGKEEAFIERARARVARLYPDFAHNADYTSIISERHFARLDRLAAEAQDGGATLHPLTEAPCDPALRRFAPVAITRAPDQSALMQEEIFGPLLPIVPYDTLEQAIAYVNARPRPLALYLFEESRANIDRVMRDTISGGVSINETLMHIACGSLPFGGVGASGMGAYHGYDGFVTFSKMKPVLTQARFNARNLLAPPYGKRFGALIKLMLRF; encoded by the coding sequence ATGAAGAACGACCTGCCCGGACTCGCCACGCTCGACGCGCTGCTGCACGACCAGCGCGCCGCCTACCTGCGCGCGCCCTATCCCTCCTGGGACACGCGCGCGGGCCATTTGCGCGCGCTGCGGGCGATGCTGATCGACAATGCCGACGCGCTGGCCGAGGCGATCAATGCCGACTTCGGCCATCGCGCCAAGCAGGAGGTGCTGCTCTCCGAGATCTGGATGGCCAAGGAGGAGATCGACGAGGCGCTGCGCCACGGCAAGCGCTGGATGCGGCCGCGCCGCAAGCCGATGAACAAGTGGTTGAAGCCGGCGCGCGCCACCGTGATCCCGCAGCCGCTCGGCGTGGTGGGCATCGTGGTGCCCTGGAACTACCCGGTGCTGCTGGCCGCGGGCCCGCTGATCTGCGCGCTGAGCGCCGGCAACCGCGCCATCGTCAAGATGTCGGAACTGACGCCGCGCACCTCGGAACTGTTCGAAGTCCTGATCGCGAAGACCTACTCGCGCGATCACGTGGCCGTGGTCAACGGCGATGCGGAGATCGGCGCGGCGTTCAGCAAGCTGCCCTTCGACCACCTGCTGTTCACCGGCTCGACCCAGGTGGGCCGCCACGTGATGCGCGCGGCCGCCGAGCACCTGACGCCGGTCACGCTCGAGCTGGGCGGCAAGTCGCCGGCCATCGTCGGGCCCGGCGCGCGCTTCGACAACGCGGTCGACGCGATCGTCGCCGGCAAGACGCTCAACGCGGGCCAGACCTGCATCGCGCCCGACTACGTGCTGGTGCCGCGCGGCAAGGAGGAGGCCTTCATCGAGCGGGCCCGCGCTCGCGTGGCGCGGCTCTACCCCGATTTCGCGCACAACGCCGACTACACCTCGATCATCTCCGAGCGCCACTTCGCGCGGCTCGACCGGCTCGCGGCCGAGGCGCAGGACGGCGGCGCCACCCTGCATCCGCTGACCGAGGCGCCCTGCGATCCGGCGCTGCGCCGCTTCGCGCCGGTGGCGATCACGCGCGCGCCCGACCAGTCCGCGCTGATGCAGGAGGAGATCTTCGGGCCGCTGCTGCCGATCGTGCCCTACGACACGCTCGAGCAGGCGATCGCCTACGTGAACGCGCGCCCGCGCCCGCTCGCGCTCTACCTGTTCGAGGAATCGCGCGCCAACATCGATCGCGTGATGCGCGACACCATCTCGGGCGGGGTCTCGATCAACGAGACGCTGATGCATATCGCCTGCGGCTCGCTGCCGTTCGGCGGGGTCGGCGCGAGCGGGATGGGCGCCTATCACGGCTACGACGGCTTCGTGACCTTCTCGAAGATGAAGCCGGTGCTCACGCAGGCGCGCTTCAACGCGCGAAACCTGCTCGCGCCGCCCTACGGCAAGCGCTTCGGGGCCCTGATCAAGCTGATGCTGAGGTTCTGA
- a CDS encoding serine/threonine protein kinase, with translation MHDDHSEPTPAGDSAGLPFAGLTPERVLDALDSVLIPAGLRTDGRLLALNSYENRVYQAGIEDGQPIVAKFYRPRRWSDAAILEEHGFVAELAAREIPAVPARAFEGRTLHEFEGFRFSVFERRGGRAPDLDRRDTLEWLGRFIGRIHAVGATQAYAERPVLDIRSFGYDSRDYLLSNEIIPVDLREAYRTVLALALEGVEAAFERAGETRLLRAHGDCHPSNVLWTDAGPHFVDFDDSRMAPAIQDLWLLLPGDRAGASSALADLLAGYEDFCEFDPHELHLVEALRTLRLIHYSAWLARRWDDPAFPAAFPWFNTHRYWEERVLELREQVGAMQEGPLWPV, from the coding sequence ATGCACGACGACCATTCCGAACCCACCCCGGCCGGCGACAGCGCCGGCCTTCCTTTTGCGGGCCTCACGCCCGAGCGCGTGCTCGACGCGCTCGACAGCGTGCTGATCCCCGCCGGCCTGCGCACCGACGGGCGCCTGCTCGCGCTCAACAGCTACGAGAACCGCGTCTACCAGGCCGGCATCGAGGACGGCCAGCCGATCGTCGCCAAGTTCTACCGGCCGCGACGCTGGTCCGACGCGGCCATCCTCGAGGAACACGGCTTCGTCGCCGAGCTGGCCGCGCGCGAGATTCCCGCCGTGCCGGCGCGCGCCTTCGAGGGCCGCACGCTGCACGAATTCGAGGGTTTCCGTTTCTCGGTGTTCGAACGGCGCGGCGGCCGCGCGCCCGATCTCGACCGGCGCGACACGCTCGAATGGCTGGGCCGCTTCATCGGCCGGATCCACGCGGTGGGCGCCACCCAGGCCTATGCCGAGCGGCCGGTGCTCGATATCCGCAGCTTCGGCTACGACTCGCGCGACTACCTGCTGTCCAACGAGATCATCCCCGTCGATTTGCGCGAGGCCTACCGGACTGTGCTGGCGCTGGCGCTGGAAGGGGTCGAGGCGGCCTTCGAGCGTGCCGGCGAGACGCGCCTGCTGCGCGCGCACGGCGACTGCCATCCGAGCAACGTGCTGTGGACCGACGCCGGCCCGCATTTCGTCGACTTCGACGACAGCCGCATGGCGCCCGCGATCCAGGATCTCTGGCTGCTGCTGCCGGGCGACCGCGCCGGCGCGTCCAGCGCGCTGGCCGACCTGCTGGCCGGCTACGAGGATTTCTGCGAATTCGATCCGCACGAGCTGCACCTGGTCGAGGCGCTGCGCACGCTGCGGCTGATCCATTATTCGGCGTGGCTGGCGCGCCGCTGGGACGACCCGGCCTTTCCGGCCGCCTTCCCCTGGTTCAACACCCATCGCTACTGGGAAGAGCGCGTGCTCGAACTGCGCGAGCAGGTCGGCGCGATGCAGGAAGGGCCGCTCTGGCCCGTCTGA